Part of the Ctenopharyngodon idella isolate HZGC_01 chromosome 8, HZGC01, whole genome shotgun sequence genome, gtcagctaaacaaatgtatttaaacacacacataacacaatcgcattatccctggataacttttgaatcactataatgaatatagcatatagtgaatgatgaataatgaattattaggcgcctattgccaacaaaacagacatttgaagcagttttactcaccacctgcggttccgactcatgaccgggatcattatcgctgtgaccgttccgtctttcagtttcaaacgatctgtaaatccagcgtagaactgggccttgttaatgaaaccataagcgctgatcctgagggctcgagcagccacggaaaaacacgagatactctccattcattttaaccaataaaaaagtgattgcaactatcagtttctatggttattttaataacaaatatcaagagcgcatcaatgtaatgcgtgagcacaaaactctcagctccacttaacgctgggttctttgggaagcaaggttatctttccctcacaaccaaaaacacacttctttggtgacattgttgatttcgtgaagtcctgtgacctgtgcagcgctgccgacgacttccgtaaagccgaacggGCGTTGATAGGCGTgttcttgctctctcgctctggtcaacgtgtgcgcgcgcgctcttctgggagaagtgcccgtacaaggaattccgcccctGTTGACGTCACACAgccccatactcgaaaaaaagaccgcaaagtttatgaggatttggaagagtatttttggcacagaaatactccgtccaactcatgttttgaaactttggccatgtttagcatgagaatccaactctttaacattgtaaataagtcagaatacatgaaatagcattataccccccttTAATGTCCTTTGTGATCTCAGCACATATTCTGTCACTTTCAACTAGTCATCATCTCATCTCTACCTTATCTCCGTAGGGAAGTCCCAGGAATGCCGAAGAAATTCCAGGGCGAGAATTCCAAATCGGCCACGGCGAGGGCCCGGAAGGCTGAGGCCAAAGCAGTCGAGGATGCACGCAAACAGAAGGAGCTGGAGGACGCGCTCTGGCAAGATAACGACAAACATGTCATGAAGAAAGAGCAGAGGAGGGTAGGAGTAATTTTGGATTAATTACATATGTCCTTCAGAGCAGGGAAAGTGATCTGCTTTTGGGATTTTTTTGAAATGTACCATTACTGTCATTAGATTTTTGTCACAACATCTACACCTAGTTGGCAGTACATCTATGAAATAAGAGATATACTGAACAACAGTGCCTTCCATACAGACAGAGTATAGAATAAACACAAGATGGCAGTAAAGATCTTCCTCTCTACAGACTGTTCCTCCGATCATTTTAAGTTGTTTGACAGTGAAATAGTTTGTCCTAATCAAAGTAGTCAGTGGTACCTGGAGAGAGATTGCTATCCATTAGAAGCCACAGGAAAATGACGCCATGATAATAATAGTTGGCTAATGGCACTGTACGAATATCTTAAACTATGACATCAAAGGCAGGagatacagaaaaatataagtCCATTTCACACTTTTGAGTTCTTCAGAATAAAAATGGTCACtgtaaaaatatctattttgatatatttggcatttatacactactgtttgaggtcagtaagatgttttcaAAAAAGGCTCTTATGctcaggctgcatttatttgatcaaaaatactgtgaaaacagtaatgtgaaatattatgaatattattaatatttaatataatttaagatttttttttcaagattctttgatgaatagaaaatctattatattataaatataatagagAAGTATTTActtggaaaaataaatatttagtaacattataaatacaaagttctgtcatgaaactctagatggcgcaggctgataggtccttaactcaatctgcttgtaatcacatcattctctatagggcacagctgattggttactgatgtatcagtagccaataaGCTTGCTGCTCAAATACTTGTACTGTGTTCAAAATCACCCCTATACCCTTATttactattccctacattaggccactaatatagtccacttaaaggagtgaatgaaaacaagttcagacactgagtgcgccggaagggctgtcgcttttgcatagtttgtgcttgctgtttaataatcatttgaaacttagcagctccagtagtaatgaaaaaatatatcttgagctctgtcatgaaaactagcatgtataaaccttaatcaagcaatttaataatcaagtaaaaatgaatttacacctgtatgatattacgctggAGCCACATTGGGAAGTGGATGGATAGAAGATTCAGCTGCAGGCGCCATCttcattatgggtattctctagccattgagtgtacatcggttgtacactcgttattgcggtgcattgtgggattgaatgagtgcacttggTAACGTCCACTATTGTTTCGggcaccactacaaatggctgtcccctcaaatactGCCCTTTTTAAGGGTATAGTGGCCGATTTCGGACGCATCCTTGGTTAGCATTTGCTATAGcagctttcagaaaccctccgccttccccagctccacctgtatagatctgctacaggaaATTCATGTATGCAATAATGTATAGCAGCAGCATGTTGTGTAtatattggcagtagcaagtcccataCTATCCTCCAAGACCAAACATACCAACgctgtcatatccattaccatgccaaacactctgagagttgtcataaCAGAAATAGCATTACTGTCattatgtcattatacacatttgatTAAGttattgcatccttgctaaagAAAAATTCTAAAGGAAATTCACCAACAAAAATGTAAGTGGCAAGATGCTTTTTGCTCATATAATGGTACAGTATAGTTATAGCATCTACCATTAGGAGCTAACACTACCCATGCTAACCACACAAACTTTGGCCCCTTTGCTCCTAATTGACTTTATTAtatagaaatgtttttgagttCTTTACTGAATGCAGAAAATTGATTCCCACCGCGCCCATGTTTTCCATGTTATGTTGTCTAACATTCTCGTAGTTGGCTGCTAATCTTGTATCTAAATGACACAGCTGTCTTCCTCGCTAAAGCTGCAGACATGTGAGTCTGAGTAGCACACAATAGATTAATACATTGCAAGCCAGGTTTAGGGTTGCTCAGGAAATGAGTTCCCCACGAATAAAATGAAAGCCGAAGCCGACTGGGTTAAAGTAACACCGTCACGGAAGTTCTGATATCCTCTATCAGTTATGCCGCATATTGATGAGTGTTCGTTGTCAGTAATGGAGCTTGATTTTGAGGCCTGATGAGGTCCATGGGCGAATGTTGTGACTGATATGGAGTGATTTGGTTGGTTATTATGTCTTCAAAGCTATTGTTTATGCCATGTTAAGTGTCAGCAGACCAGATTGCAAATGATCCACATGTTAACACATGTAATAAATGTTTAGAGCAGGGGTGCAAAACTCCTACTTGTACCACGTGAAtactgtaccacctgactgctgcagattcatttaggcattgatagttttgccatagaaacacataacaacaagcttcttcctgggttggtgacatcacaaaccccaaaatttacataaagtgttgttgccatgctgtcattttatggCAGATTGCTTCActaacgagggtcaattcaacactggatttgcacaaaagattaccatgacggcacatgctagtcgatgagttgaatcaactccacagcaggAACGTCCAGTTcgattctaaaagttgtaacttcttcctgagtctctccatcagtgtccgactccggtttgaacaatgtaaggctgaacaccgttactgatgattgtcattttggctgcgtgagattctccagctttgttgttgttgagcaaccgaagcgtgagctgttaaagctccgcctcttctggaaagggagccgggagcagcagctcatttgcatttaaagggacacacataaaaaaggcgtgtttttgctcacacccaaataggggcaaatttgacaagctataataaatgatctgtggggtattttgagctgaaacttcacagacacattctggggacaccagagacttatattacatcttgtaaaaggggcattataggtcccctttaattttaCATATAGAATTAAGTAAAATGTTCTTAACttaattaagtaaattttaacaaaataactttttactcaaataataacattgaattaatccatgcttttaaagtgtatgctttactGAAACTTCTAAGTAGTTAATGCAATAAATATCGTGTAGACACTATATCTACATAATAGAAGAATGCAGCACtcacctgaacacagagactTAGTACACAATACttggtacacaatacacaataaCGTAACATTCGATAGATCATTTTTGAGTGTAAATGTGccattttgagtagaaaatgaactccaGATGTCACAAAATCACTAGACCTAACAACAtaagcaatgataaaacagtgtaaataccgctggaaaacagcaaaaaaaaataaaaaaataaatcaaccttattaattattcatgccaCAGTGCATGATAGGAACACCAGTATCGGAAAAGTTGAGTaggttttacttaatttaaataTCTTTGATATTTAGGCTGTAATTTCTACAAGCTTGAATTGAgtactaatatagaatttactttgtttttgtctgaactaactttttcatgtagaaattacatttgttttttctgtagtatttacttcaccacagaatcatttttatcagtgttcacccaaaaaagaaaatattcagtcatcatttactcaacttcatgtcattccaaacctgtatgtttttcttttttctgtggaatacaaaagaagatattttgaaaaatgtctacgttttttgtacagtgttgctttggaccccattgattttcattgtatggaaaaaacagttaaacatttttcaatatatcTTCAAGAATATCTGcctgcagaaagaaagaaagtcatacaggattggaacgacatgaaattgagtaaatgattgcagaataatttcattttcgggtgaactatccctttaacacatttGCAAGCTGCATTGCATCATATTGACCCAGTTctcaaattaatttttgttaaatattttttgaaacaaGCTTATAGCAAAGTGCCATATAAATTTAAATCCTGTTTACCTATTTTGATATGTTTTTTGGGCTGATAtagattaaatatattaattattattagaaGATATTTTGGTAGTCTAAATATTTGAAAAGCAGTCTTTGCAGGCCATTGGTGCCTTTTCACCCTCCCCGGCTCTCTCCTGCCTCTGTTTCATATATTATTTAGCCGGTGTTGGCATATGTAGTGTGCGTCAGCAATGCTGGCATGATGTGCCAGCCTACTTGGTAAGACACTCTGTTTAGGAGCTCCTCACACCCTGTTCCTTTCCTCCTGTTTCCTCCCATCGCTGCCATCTGATCCCCGGCGGCCTATCAGACCCACGCCGCTGTTATCCTACTGCATCCATTCTGCTAATTATACCCTATGTCACTGGGGCCGCTTTGTGTGTTTGCGCAAACTCACCTGCACTGGAAACACACTGATTTATCCTTTACATCTTCTAAAGATCAGCCACCGTCTCGGACTGTTAGATCGGGCTTGGCGAATATAATTTATCACCAGTAGATATGTGAGAATGTCAAGAGAGAGGAGGGTATCTTGGTTTGCTCTTAAGCACGGCCTGCCGTGCGTCTTATCTGTGTCACGCGAATGACATTTCAGCCTCTGCTCGACATCTGAAGGTGTCATCTCATTATGCGTATCTCCTTACTGTTGTGTCACCATTTCTGGGGATGTTATCAACAGGACGGTGGCTGGGTGGTTAGGATGTGGACAGTTAAGACCATGTCTGATCCTAGTAACCATTACTTACCGGCCGTGCTGACACAGAGTGACTCTGAGCGGGCAGGAGGCATCTCTAATTTCTTTACTCTGCTCTGCAGTTTACACTTACATTTGCTTAATGACCATCAGGCTGCCTCGATAACATCGGTCCAGTTGTAATTTaaaagagtgtgtgtgcgcgtgtgtgtacAGGATGATAAGGAGAAGAAGCGTTTGGAGGCTctggagaggaagagagaaaagCAAAGGCTCCTTGAGGAAGAAGATGCCATGATAAAGGGTAAACAGACAAAAGAAGCCCCCAGTAAAGTGACTCGAGCCCAGATTGAGGAGAACCTACAAAAAGGGCAAAATGTTAAGGAAACCAAGGAAAAAGGTAAGTCCATATCCAATCCAATAActccaaaatgtgcagggcttcCTACGTAGGGAACATCCTAAACATCACAAAACCTCATAAGTGAATGATTTCCAGTGCTTTTACAATTGCATAAGCCAAAGCCATGACAttctaataagcataaaaacacacaaattgtgtgtatatatacacacacacgtacacattCGATGCCATGATTGGCAAGTCCGACATGCGTCACAAGTCTATCGCTTTTACCAGAAGATCAGagggtgcgtgtgtgtgtgtgtgtgtgtgtatatgtatgtgtatgtgtgtatatatatatatataatatacacatatacacacacacgcacgcacgcatcTTCTGATCTTCTGGTAAAAGCGATAGACTTGTGACAAATGTCGGACTTCTCCAATCACGGTAtcaaatgtgtatatatatgtgtgtgtgtgtgtgtgtgtgtgtgtgtgtgtgtgtgtgtgtatatatatttgatacCGTGGTTTATTGTTAGTGAAacggactaaatgattggagaaatcCGACATACGTCACAAGTCTTTCGCTTTTACCAGAAGATCAAGGTCAAAAAGATTAAACATTGCATGGGTGAATTGTTCACAGTAagatcaataaaatattttaaaaaataaatagggtgaattttcatttcatgctgatATTCAACCCTATTCACAGtcacacaacaaaataaattgGATTCCTTGTCAAAATTCTTACCCAGACTGTTCACACTGAGTGCAATGTAAATGTTTTGTAGACCTCTGAGCAAGGTGTGCATACCTGAATGACAGCCAGATGTTGCACTTATTTTTGTGTGTCtatattgtttcattgttttaaatttttcagTTTCCTCATTTAGTCTAATGTGTCCTTTTAAATCTACAGAGAAAACCCACTTGGATATGCCGCTTGAGGAGAACATCAATCGGATAGTTCCAGAAGAAGGCACGGTGGAGGCCCGAACCATAGAGGATGCCATTGCAGTTCTCAGGTATCCTGCTTTCTGgagaaatatgttttatatacgTTTTTAAAAATGAGTAATTGGGAGACTCTGTTGTTCTACAAAcattatacaaatattaaaaaaaagtctacaTTTGTAAGAGTCACAGTACCCATATTTTGCAGTTTGTTTTGCTTTAGAGTGTTGCTGTCAGGGTCTCTGTGGgttcttaaaaagtcttaaattcatTATCAAATTTATGGtgattaaaagttttaaatatcttCAATGTACAACAAAAGGCTTAATTACCATTTTAAGAGCTCTTTAATTTGAGGGCACGCTTTCAGAGCAGTTCTCAATCAATTAATTCTGCGCATTTATACCAAACGAATGCTTATGATTTACTGTTGATGATTTATAAGAGTGTTTACTTTATGGTTTGTAGATGGatgtaagaatgcatattttatctcccttaaagacacaatatgtaagatttttatattaaaatatccaaaaaccacttgcgcagtgttatatatttcgttCAGCTGTGTGCTtacattatcctaaatgtttccaagaatttgtaaattcagagaaattcacaattttaaatagtGCCCGTCCCTCCCTTGTCACTTGTTGTCTGTCAATGACGTAATATCTGCGTTATCCCTGGTTTCCGCTTGTACGGCAAAGTAGCCATGGCAACAGACACAGACGACTGCGTAACGTCTAGCGGAACGCTGTTGTTGTTTAATTCAAACATTATGGACCACGGCAAGCAAACTTTgggacaaaaggagaaataaaacgaGGATCAATATCGGCGTGGCGTTCCCGAGCCTTGTGATAAACTTCGACTTGACAGAGACGCCGCTCTTGCACGTTATTAGACAGGTAAgcaaatgtattgtatgatAGCGTAACATTAGACCAAGtgaaacagcgctgtgttacctcacAATTTTAATTCGTCAAATAAACTGACCTGTTTGAGTAGTATTTCAGCACTTGCAGGTATTCCAGTAGAATAAAATGTCCTCATTCCTTTATATCCCCTGGAAGTCTCGTATGGCACTGAtatctgtctctcattagcaattgtGCCCACGATTCTCGGCCACGCCTTGCTTTATACCACagtgatgttaaaaaaaatgcattcactcatccataaacattatttccccataaacattattagatCCATCGGCATGACGACAAgttccatgattccacgctcattcatTGCGTCATCAATctacgcctttgttattgttttgaagagtTTACCGACCCCTAGCGgcgaaaaaaatacatattgtgcctttaactttTTGAATAAGCAGCTGGAAGTAATATAGcatatacatttcaaaagagTCCTAGAGTATATCAGGCTTGTTAATAATTAAAAGTCCCACATTATACATAACATTTTTCTGGTTATTGTTCTGATTTTGGTTGCACAATAAACTGTATCTGGCATTTACTTTAACGTAAACTCTTGTGGCTTCTCTCTGGGCTCCACTTccacaggaaggaaagactttgaacataatttaacacattCAATAGATTTTACTAGTATCAACTTAATAATCTGTTTACTGCCTTTCTCGTTTTTGCTGTTCTTCAGCACTAAGGAAGACCTGGATCGACACCCTGAGCGTCGTATGAAAGCCGCCTTCGCTGCATTTGAAGAAGCAAATATGGCGCGCCTTAAAATGGAGAACCCCAATATGCGACTTTCCCAGCTAAAACAGCAGCTCAAGAAGGAGTGGACGAAGTCTCCGGAAAACCCCCTCAACCAACGCGTGGCCTCCTACAACTCCAAGTAAACCAACACAATGGCACTTAAAGACTGATCCTCGATGCAGATCCTAATGAATACAAAAAAGGCACCATGATTAATTTGGACACACAAAATTAGCACATTAACTGCTGACCTATTCACACCCCTCACCTCTTGAACTCCTAGACAAACTTGGATTATTTAACTAATTCTTCAATAAATATCTCATGATGTGTGAACAGCATACAACCTAATTTGCTTATCTGCTAAACCACGGCCTATCAAGAGCTGCCGGGAAGTTTTTAGTTTTGGTTTGGAGTGAACGCAGAGTGGATTTTTCTCAGCTAGCACATTTCTTCCACTTAAGTTGTTTTACTGCAGCAGTGTCAAGCTCATTTATTAATGTCTCCATCTAATATGCGGCACATGAGTGTGGTTAACCTGAagcaagtttttattttttaatttagtgtcTGTGTGAAGATCTTTAGGGTTCAGCTTCTGGTCTGATATTTATGGAGAAGAGAATGGTGATCTAATAATTGCCCTAAGTTAAGATGATAACTATGTTAGGGATTTCTTTTTGTTGATTGATCTTACATCAGTGGCTCTTTGTTTTGAAACTGCACTTTGGACCTTGGAACAATGTCTCCACATTCCAAAGGAGAATGGACTAATAGCCATTGGATTCCCATACACACGTGTCAAGTAGTGTTAACACCCCTAGTGTTGCATCTGTGGAGGAGGACAAACACTCTCTGTGGctcttggaaaaaaaataaaataaaaaagaaagagctAATATTAcatttgctgatttttttttattctaattttctttgaaagaaatgGAATAGTCAGTCAATGGAATAGCTGTAGTTTGCTTTCTTTTTTGGtctctcattttatttatttttcaggaagAAGTTGAAGGTGTCTGTTTTGACTAACCCTAGTTCATTCCTCTTTTACAAATATTGGAGTGTTGACTgcatttatcaagctgaatCATTCAATCCTGATGCCCAAGTTATGGTAAGCAAAATTGATCAAACAAATACTTTTCCTGAATGTCCTGAAGGGAAACTGAGAACCACAAACTACCTTTGGTCCTAAACTAGCTAAGTAATGAGTTGCAGATTAATTTAGGCTAGCTTTACAAGCatggttgccaggttttcacagcAAAACCCACCCAATAGCTACTtaaaactagcccaattgcaTTTTGAGGGGGTCCCCCGGTAAAAATCGCAGTTTTGGTGGGGTTTCCCTAGTAAAATTCGCATTAcaagggctaaatatcatgttatttgagGTTGCTGACATGacaaacaacccgcggcaacagtagcccaagacttggcaacactgtttcCAAGGTTAACTTTACAACCCTTGCAAACCTTGTTATATAGATAAGCATtttatacattacattatttacctatattaaattatttcattttaaaaacatatattttgtgttattttatttaatgatatttaattttataagttttatattttattttatcaaatattttatttatttgtatttaattttactaatatcacttaatttttatttaatggttAAAAATTATTGCTAGAAAATTACAAACATCATGCACATATAATACCGAAATTTGGTTAACAGGGttgcaaaaatggcaaaaacctatagaaaattaatagaaaacaaaaacagcacatggAATATTTAGTTAGACCCCTAGGATTGACTGaccatttgttaaaaaatgtttttttaaggaGTTTCCAGTCTTATTCTGTaccatattcatggaaagtgccATTCTATGATGACATTTTCCCTCATTCAACCACGTTTGCAGCTATGTGATACTTCAGACGCACTGAAGGTAGATTTGCTTTTAATAACGTCTCTGCAGGTACACAATCGATGGACATAAACGGTCACTGACCCCTACGGGACGTTCCGGAAGGAAAGGAAATTAGCCTGCAGGCTGGATAATTCCCAGTGGCCACCTTTATCCTCGGCAGGAACACTCTTTAGCACTTAAGGTAATTTATGGCCATAATGTGTCATCAAGCAGCGTCAGAGTGAAAGAACTGTAGGTCATCTACAGATTATGCCATGCGATAACCTCTCCCGTTTACTCACCTTCCATTAAACATCTCTCCCACACAGTGTTTTAATGAATGTGTCCTTTTCATAACTTCGACATAACTGCCTGTAAAACAATCATAATGACAACATATGAAGACCTAAAATACAATTGTGAAACAATAGCTGTGTTTAATCAACCTAAAAATCTCTGAACAGGGGTGTTTTAAAGCGAAGATATTACTCACGTAAAAATgtcgttttatttttaaacctatTTGCACATTATTAGTTGTGACCCACTGAGagtgttaattaaaaaacatcccCTTCCTGCACTCAAGGGCAGTGACTATATTTGGCTAATCTTTATTAGCAGCACTGGTTCGTCGTGATCGTTTTATCAAGATCGTTTTAGAGACCAGGCTTCTTAAGTGCAAAATTCTTTGCTGAATGAGTGGTTTTGTCACAGGATTAAACTCAATAATATAGCTGATACTCGGCGCAGCATGATGAATCTAAAGGCACCCACACACTACAAGATAATCGGGTCGATTTTGGGCCCATTTCTCCCCTTCCGACAATCTTAGGTAAAGtcccgattatcttgatggttctacagattattttatcagattttcctgtggtgtgaggtgtgttaagagtgatATAATCTGCTTGGAAGAACACTGGGATTACGGTATACATTTTAGGACATATTCAGACCTCAGTCGTATGACAAAAAGGCATCatgcctcagactaaaaggTTTCAGACCCGCGGGAAAACCCCAGACTTGGCAATACATGTCTGAGGCGCGATGCAGTTTTGT contains:
- the ccdc124 gene encoding coiled-coil domain-containing protein 124 — its product is MPKKFQGENSKSATARARKAEAKAVEDARKQKELEDALWQDNDKHVMKKEQRRDDKEKKRLEALERKREKQRLLEEEDAMIKGKQTKEAPSKVTRAQIEENLQKGQNVKETKEKEKTHLDMPLEENINRIVPEEGTVEARTIEDAIAVLSTKEDLDRHPERRMKAAFAAFEEANMARLKMENPNMRLSQLKQQLKKEWTKSPENPLNQRVASYNSK